A window from Aquiluna borgnonia encodes these proteins:
- a CDS encoding class I SAM-dependent methyltransferase, which produces MQPNDWDERYRASQSVWSLEPNQFVVEKLSDLPAGSMVDLAGGEGRNALWFASRGWEVENVEFSKVALEKFQERATDQKLKVRANLADARSAKFSFDPDLIVIAYLQLPWEQLKLALDNALNQQSSGVIFGVWHARENLRSGYGGPQSERVLPSAGQLEAWLLEHGISGRVEHRGRDVQTDKGIRQAIDLTMLIRR; this is translated from the coding sequence ATGCAACCGAACGACTGGGATGAGCGCTACCGCGCTTCCCAGTCGGTTTGGTCTTTGGAGCCAAATCAGTTTGTTGTTGAAAAACTCTCAGACCTGCCTGCAGGTTCCATGGTGGATCTGGCCGGGGGTGAGGGGCGCAATGCCCTCTGGTTTGCTTCACGCGGCTGGGAGGTTGAGAATGTTGAGTTTTCGAAGGTAGCGCTCGAGAAGTTTCAGGAGCGAGCCACTGACCAAAAGCTCAAAGTCCGAGCCAATCTTGCTGATGCTCGGTCTGCGAAGTTTTCATTTGATCCCGACCTGATTGTGATTGCCTATCTTCAGCTTCCCTGGGAGCAGTTGAAACTTGCGCTCGACAATGCGCTCAATCAGCAGAGCTCGGGTGTGATTTTTGGTGTTTGGCACGCGCGAGAAAACCTTCGTTCTGGCTATGGCGGTCCGCAGTCGGAGCGGGTCCTACCCTCCGCCGGTCAACTTGAGGCATGGCTTTTGGAGCACGGTATTTCCGGAAGGGTCGAGCATCGAGGCCGAGACGTCCAGACCGATAAGGGAATTCGGCAGGCCATAGACCTCACAATGCTTATAAGGCGGTAA